A genome region from Hymenobacter tibetensis includes the following:
- the groL gene encoding chaperonin GroEL (60 kDa chaperone family; promotes refolding of misfolded polypeptides especially under stressful conditions; forms two stacked rings of heptamers to form a barrel-shaped 14mer; ends can be capped by GroES; misfolded proteins enter the barrel where they are refolded when GroES binds), which yields MAKNIQFDTDGRDKLKRGVDKLANAVKVTLGPKGRNVVIDKKFGAPTITKDGVTVAKEIELSDPIENMGAQLVKEVASKTADQAGDGTTTATVLAQAIYAAGSKNVAAGANPMDLKRGIDKAVQAVVANLKTQSKKIENSSEIAQVGAISANNDMEIGQMIADAMDKVGKEGVITVEEARGTETEVKTVEGMQFDRGYLSPYFVTNPEKMEVELDSPYILIYDKKVSTMKELLPVLEQVVQTGKPLVIVSEDVDGEALATLVVNKLRGSLKIAAVKAPGFGDRRKAMLEDIAVLTGGTVISEERGYKLDSATLDYLGTAEKIIIDKDNTTIVNGKGDKDGITSRINQIKAQIETTTSDYDKEKLQERLAKLSGGVAILYIGASTEVEMKEKKDRVDDALHATRAAVEEGVVPGGGVALVRALDALEGVNTLNLDERTGVNIIRTALEAPLRTIVGNAGGEGSVVVQKVREGKGDYGYNAREDKYENLMAAGILDPTKVTRLALENAASIAGLLLTTECVISDEPEAEKEHSHGGAPGGMGGMGGMM from the coding sequence ATGGCTAAGAACATCCAATTCGATACCGACGGCCGTGACAAGCTGAAGCGTGGCGTAGACAAACTGGCTAACGCCGTGAAAGTAACCCTCGGCCCGAAAGGCCGCAACGTGGTTATCGACAAGAAATTCGGCGCCCCAACCATCACCAAAGACGGTGTGACGGTAGCCAAAGAAATTGAATTGAGCGACCCAATCGAGAACATGGGTGCCCAGTTGGTGAAGGAAGTAGCTTCCAAAACCGCTGATCAGGCAGGTGACGGTACTACTACCGCTACTGTTCTGGCGCAGGCTATCTATGCTGCTGGTTCCAAGAACGTAGCTGCTGGTGCCAACCCGATGGACCTGAAGCGCGGCATCGACAAAGCTGTACAAGCTGTAGTTGCCAACCTGAAGACCCAGTCGAAGAAAATTGAAAACTCTTCGGAAATCGCCCAAGTAGGTGCTATTTCGGCCAACAACGACATGGAAATCGGCCAGATGATTGCCGATGCCATGGACAAAGTAGGCAAGGAAGGCGTTATCACGGTAGAAGAAGCGCGTGGTACTGAAACCGAAGTGAAAACGGTGGAAGGCATGCAGTTCGACCGTGGCTACTTGTCTCCTTACTTCGTTACCAATCCAGAGAAGATGGAAGTCGAGCTCGACTCGCCTTACATCCTGATCTACGACAAGAAGGTGAGCACCATGAAGGAGTTGCTGCCTGTGTTGGAGCAAGTTGTTCAGACTGGCAAGCCCCTCGTTATTGTATCGGAAGACGTTGACGGCGAAGCACTTGCTACCTTGGTAGTAAACAAGCTCCGCGGCTCGTTGAAGATTGCTGCTGTAAAAGCCCCTGGCTTCGGCGACCGTCGGAAGGCGATGCTGGAAGACATTGCGGTCCTGACGGGCGGTACGGTTATTTCCGAAGAGCGTGGCTACAAGCTCGATAGCGCTACCCTCGACTACTTGGGTACGGCTGAGAAGATCATCATTGACAAAGACAACACCACGATTGTCAATGGCAAAGGTGACAAAGACGGCATCACCAGCCGTATCAACCAGATTAAAGCTCAAATCGAAACCACTACTTCGGACTACGACAAGGAGAAGTTGCAAGAGCGTCTCGCCAAGCTGTCGGGCGGTGTAGCTATCCTCTACATCGGTGCTTCTACCGAAGTGGAAATGAAAGAGAAGAAAGACCGTGTTGACGATGCCCTGCATGCTACTCGCGCCGCCGTTGAGGAAGGTGTAGTACCAGGTGGTGGTGTTGCATTGGTGCGCGCCCTCGACGCCCTCGAAGGTGTAAACACCCTCAACCTCGACGAGCGCACTGGTGTGAACATCATCCGCACGGCTCTCGAAGCACCGCTTCGCACTATCGTGGGCAACGCCGGTGGCGAAGGCTCAGTAGTAGTGCAGAAAGTGCGCGAAGGCAAAGGTGACTACGGTTACAACGCCCGCGAAGACAAGTACGAAAACCTGATGGCGGCCGGTATCCTCGACCCCACTAAGGTAACGCGCTTGGCCTTGGAGAATGCCGCTTCTATTGCTGGTTTGCTCCTAACCACTGAGTGTGTGATTTCCGATGAGCCAGAAGCCGAGAAAGAGCATAGCCATGGCGGTGCTCCAGGCGGCATGGGTGGCATGGGCGGCATGATGTAA